One part of the Peromyscus eremicus unplaced genomic scaffold, PerEre_H2_v1 PerEre#2#unplaced_218, whole genome shotgun sequence genome encodes these proteins:
- the LOC131901677 gene encoding LOW QUALITY PROTEIN: leukocyte immunoglobulin-like receptor subfamily B member 3 (The sequence of the model RefSeq protein was modified relative to this genomic sequence to represent the inferred CDS: substituted 1 base at 1 genomic stop codon): MGDGHKVSPTDEELLASDIYWEKESDQTNTNRQIIGKALKGKTITIKAEPSHSMENGKAKIQDKGGITPDQQLLKYYCEKAMHICPSAAHTCTLVRSNASRRRVATSTAGAPRKSNKMGAVPKPVLTVQPDSVVYKQTTVTFLCEGTRGAKQYILYKEGHGYLRSTEIPQNPKKKAEFSISKIDRNHAGRYQCGYQTQDGWSEFSDSLELVVTGAHSKPSLSAQPSPVVTEGGHVTLQCVSKQRYYRFILTGKGTQNISQMLDSKYNYSIQHYKALYSVGPVTSNQRWTFQCYSNYPRSPLVWSEPSDPLELLFSGTLQKPTIKAEPGSVVSLGSHMTIWCEGTLDAEIYVLHKEGSQKPWDIQTPEKPENKAKFSIPSVTRQHVGQYRCYCYSSAGWTEHSDTLELVVTGIHYNKPSLRDLPSHVVTLGGNMTLKCVSQDGYDKFILTKEDQKFLSSQNSHFIPSIRQWQALFSIDHVTPDHRGTFRCYGYYNHTPHLWSVPSELLEIHISGLSKKPSLLTHQGHILDPGKSLTLQCCSDINYDRFALYKLGGADFTQHVFQWTQSGLSLVNFTLGPVSSSTGGQYRCYGAYNLSSEWSASSDALDILITGQLPFSPSLSVKPNSTVHSGDNVALLCQSTHKVDTFILSKEGAAQQPQRLKSKSEAWDFQAXFSMSAVTSDLSGIYRCYGSQDSSPYLLTQASASVELTVSASENQDHTVENLIRMGMAVMILIVIGILVFEGWGSQRQIHHAAER; this comes from the exons ATGGGAGATGGACACAAAGTCTCACCCACAGATGAAGAACTATTGGCATCTGATATCtactgggagaaggaga GTGACCAAACAAACACCAACAGGCAGATCATTGGCAAAGCCCTGAAGGGGAAGACCATCACCATCAAGGCTGAGCCCAGTCACTCCATGGAGAATGGCAAGGCCAAGATCCAAGACAAGGGAGGCATCACACCTGACCAGCAGCTGCTG AAGTACTACTGTGAAAAGGCCATGCACATCTGCCCAAGTGCTGCCCACACCTGCACCCTTGTGCGGTCAAATGCCTCAAGAAGAAGGGTGGCCACATCGACAGCCGGTGCCCCAAGAAAGTCAAATAAAATGG GGGCCGTCCCTAAGCCTGTCCTCACAGTACAACCAGACTCTGTGGTCTACAAGCAGACTACAGTAACCTTCTTGTGTGAGGGGACCAGAGGAGCCAAACAGTACATACTCTATAAAGAGGGACACGGATATCTACGGAGTACAGAGATTCCACAGAATCCTAAGAAAAAGGCTGAATTCTCAATCTCAAAAATAGACCGCAATCATGCAGGGCGATATCAATGTGGCTATCAGACTCAAGATGGATGGTCAGAGTTcagtgactccctggagctggtggtGACAG gAGCACACAGTAAACCCAGCCtgtcagcccagcccagccctgtggtAACTGAGGGAGGACATGTAACCCTCCAGTGTGTCTCAAAGCAACGATACTACAGGttcattctgactgggaaaggaacacagaatatctcccaaatgctggattcAAAGTATAACTACTCTATTCAGCACTACAAGGCCCTGTACTCTGTGGGCCCTGTGACCTCCAACCAAAGGTGGACATTCCAATGCTACAGCAATTACCCGAGAAGCCCACTGGTGTGGTCAGAACCTAGTGACCCTCTGGAGCTCCTCTTCTCAG GGACCCTCCAGAAACCCACCATCAAAGCTGAGCCAGGCTCTGTGGTCAGCTTAGGAAGTCACATGACCATCTGGTGTGAGGGGACCCTGGATGCAGAAATATATGTTCTGCATAAAGAGGGAAGCCAAAAACCCTGGGACATACAGACCCCAGAGAAGCCTGAGAACAAGGCCAAGTTCTCCATCCCTTCAGTGACACGGCAACATGTGGGACAATATCGCTGTTACTGTTACAGCTCAGCTGGCTGGACAGAGCACAGTGACACCCTGGAACTGGTGGTGACAG GAATCCACTACAACAAACCCAGCCTGAGAGACCTGCCCAGCCATGTGGTGACTTTAGGAGGGAACATGACTCTCAAGTGTGTCTCACAGGATGGATATGACAAGTTCATTCTCAccaaggaagatcagaagttcctcAGCTCTCAGAACTCACACTTTATACCCAGTATCAGGCAGTGGCAAGCCTTGTTCTCTATAGATCATGTAACACCAGACCACAGAGGGACATTCAGATGTTATGGTTACTACAACCATACCCCACATTTGTGGTCAGTACCCAGTGAACTCCTGGAAATACATATCTCAG GCCTGTCCAAGAAGCCCTCCTTGCTGACTCACCAAGGCCATATCCTGGACCCTGGGAAGAGCCTCACCCTGCAGTGTTGTTCTGACATCAACTATGACAGATTTGCTCTGTACAAGTTGGGGGGAGCTGACTTCACCCAGCATGTTTTCCAGTGGACCCAGAGTGGCCTCTCCTTGGTCAACTTCACACTGGGCCCTGTGAGCAGCTCTACTGGAGGCCAATACAGATGCTATGGTGCATACAACCTCTCCTCTGAGTGGTCTGCCTCCAGTGATGCCCTGGACATCCTGATCACAG gacagcttcccttcagtccttCCCTCTCAGTGAAGCCTAACTCCACAGTACACTCTGGAGACAATGTGGCTCTGCTGTGTCAGTCAACACACAAAGTGGACACTTTCATTCTGTCCAAGGAGGGAGCAGCTCAACAACCCCAGCGACTAAAATCAAAGTCTGAAGCTTGGGACTTCCAGGCATAATTCTCCATGAGtgctgtgacctctgacctctcggGCATCTACAGGTGCTATGGATCTCAGGATTCATCTCCCTACCTGCTGACACAAGCCAGTGCCTCTGTGGAGCTCACAGTCTCAG CCTCAGAGAATCAGGATCACACAGTGGAGAATCTCATCAGGATGGGGATGGCTGTCATGATCCTCATAGTCATTGGGATTCTGGTCTTTGAGGGTTGGGGCAGCCAGAGACAGATCCACCATGCAGCTGAGAGGtaa